From the genome of Pseudomonas sihuiensis:
ACTCGCTCCAGTCGATCTCGCCGAAGTCGTAATGGCCGCGTTCTTCGTTCCACTTCAGGTCGGGGTCGGGGGCCGTGCAGCCGAGCAACTGCAGTTGCGGCACGGTCTGGTCGATGAAGCGCTGGCGCAGCTCGTCGTTGCTCTGGCGCTTGATCTTCCAGGCCATGGACTGGGCGCTGTTGGGGGAGTCGGCATCGCTGGGGCCGAACATCATCAGGGCCGGCCACCAGAGGCGGTTGATGGCGTCCTGCACCATGTCCTTCTGCGCCTGGTTACCGTGACGCATCATGTGCAGGAGGATTTCGTAGCCCTGGCGCTGGTGGAAGGACTCTTCCTTGCAGATGCGGACCATGGCGCGCGAGTAGGGGCCGTAGGAGGTGCGTTGCAGCACCACCTGATTGACGATCGCAGCACCGTCCACCAGCCAGCCCACGGCACCCATGTCGGCCCAGTTCAGGGTCGGGTAGTTGAAGATGCTCGAGTACTTCACCTTGCCGGCATGCAGCTTGGCGATTTCCTCGTCCCGGCAGGCGCCGAGGGTTTCCATGGCGCTGTACAGGTACAGGCCGTGGCCAGCTTCGTCCTGGATCTTGGCCATCAATTGCAGCTTGCGCTTGAGGGTCGGGGCGCGGGTCACCCAGTTGCCTTCGGGCAGCATGCCGACGATTTCCGAGTGGGCGTGCTGGGACATCTGCCGGATCAGCGTCTGGCGGTAACCGTCGGGCATCCAGTTCTTCGGTTCGATCTTGATTTCAGCGTCGATCTTTTCCTGGAAGGCGCGTTCCTCGGGAGGCATTTCCTCCAGCGTCTTCACGCGCTTCACGCCGGTCTCAACCAATTGTGCGTACATGCCGTTCTCCAGCTGTGCGGGGTTCGTGGGGTGGCGTTGCCATGGTGATATTTTTAAATGATACGTAAAAAAATATCAAACACTAAAATATGTATCGAATTAGATTTTTGTATCGTATCTGAAGGCCGTCCTCATGCTTTCTGGTCATGAGCGAGGAAGGGGGAAGCGCCATGAGTGCGCTTGGAGACCGATAGCGTCTCGCGGCAATAGAATTTTCCGTGGCGTAGATAGCGCCCAGAGCCGTGGCACGGGATGCTCTATAAAGAGATACGAAAATATATTCTTGTTTTATATTTCGGTTTTATTTGGCGAGCGAATGCAGCCGTGAGGCAGTCGGCTGCATCTCGGGTTGTTGTCGGTGATAGGGGGTAGGCGTGCGAGGCGCTCGCAATGCAGCGCCTCGCACAGTGGTGCGCTTACTGGTTGCGCTTGTCGTACACGTGGCAGGCCTTGCCTTCGGAGCGCTTCAGCGAATAGCTGGGACGCAGGACGATGCGCGAGCTGATGCCGATGTAGGTCTTGATGTGCTTCGACAACTCGTTGCACAGGGACTGCTGCTGGGCTTCGCCCAGGCCATCGTGCTCGTGCTTGAGTTCGACATGGATCTCGATGCTGTCCAGATTGCCGTTGCGGAACAGGTGGATCTCGTAGTTCTCGGAGAGCTGGCGAACCTTCAGCACCTGCTCTTCGATCTGGGTCGGGAACACGTTCACGCCACGGATGATCAGCATGTCGTCGCTGCGGCCGGTGATCTTGTCCATGCGCCGCATCGGGCGTGCGGTTCCAGGCAGCAGGCGGGTGAGGTCGCGGGTGCGGTAGCGGATCATCGGCAGCGCCTCTTTGGACAGGGAGGTGAACACCAGCTCGCCGTACTCGCCGTCCGGTAGCACCTGGCCGGTCACCGGGTCGATGATCTCGGGGTAGAAGTGGTCTTCCCAGATGGTCGGGCCATCCTTGCTTTCGGCGCATTCCATGGCGACACCTGGCCCCATGATTTCCGACAGGCCGTAGATGTCCAGGGCGGTGATGCCCAGGCGCTCCTCGATGGCCCGGCGCAGCTCGGCCGTCCAGGGTTCGGCGCCGAAGATGCCGAGGCGCAGCGCCAGCTTGTGCGGGTCGATGCCCTGGCGCTCGATCTCGTCCGCCAGGTTCAGCATGTACGACGGCGTGACCATGATGATGTCGGGCTGGAAGTCGCGGATCAGTTGCACCTGCTTCTCGGTCTGGCCACCGGACATGGGGATCACGGTGCAGCCCAGGCGCTCGGCGCCGTAATGCGCGCCGAGGCCGCCGGTGAACAGGCCGTAGCCGTAGGAGATATGCACCTTGTCGCCCTTGCGCCCGCCGGCTGCGCGAATCGAGCGCGCCACCACGTTGGCCCAGGTGTCGATGTCGTTCTGCGTGTAGCCCACCACGGTTGGTTTGCCGGTGGTGCCGCTGGAGGCATGGACGCGCACGACCTCGCTCTGTGGCACGGCGAACATGCCGAAGGGGTAGTTGTCGCGCAGGTCACCCTTGCTGGTGAAGGGGAACTTGGCCAGGTCGTCCAGTGACTTGAGGTCGTCCGGGTGTATGCCGGCCTCGTCGAAGCGGCGGCGGTAGAGTGGCACGTTGTCGTAGGCGTGTTTCAGGCTCCAGCGCATGCGCTGCAGCTGGTGCTGGCGCAGTTCATCGACGCTGGCGGTTTCGATCGGGTCAAGCAGGGCACGTTGGGCATCATGGTACATGTTCATGGTTTCACTCGAGTTGTTCTTGTACGCCAGCCCGGCAGGGGCCGCGAGTGTCATGAGGGAGCATAGCGCTCCCGGTTCTTGGGGTAGTTCGCGCTCCGTGTCAGAGTCTTTGCTGTGCCTGCCAGTCCGCCGCTTTCACGATGAATGGCAGGGCGTGCGCTCCTTCGTGAGTCAAATTCGTTCGATGATCAGGGCGATGCCCTGGCCTACGCCGATGCACATGGTGCACAAGGCGTAGCGGCCACCGCGTTCTTCCAGTTCATGCAGGGCGG
Proteins encoded in this window:
- the paaA gene encoding 1,2-phenylacetyl-CoA epoxidase subunit PaaA, coding for MYAQLVETGVKRVKTLEEMPPEERAFQEKIDAEIKIEPKNWMPDGYRQTLIRQMSQHAHSEIVGMLPEGNWVTRAPTLKRKLQLMAKIQDEAGHGLYLYSAMETLGACRDEEIAKLHAGKVKYSSIFNYPTLNWADMGAVGWLVDGAAIVNQVVLQRTSYGPYSRAMVRICKEESFHQRQGYEILLHMMRHGNQAQKDMVQDAINRLWWPALMMFGPSDADSPNSAQSMAWKIKRQSNDELRQRFIDQTVPQLQLLGCTAPDPDLKWNEERGHYDFGEIDWSEFYAVLKGNGPCNHERIATRRKAIEDGAWVREAAVAYARKQQHKRDAA
- the paaK gene encoding phenylacetate--CoA ligase PaaK, whose product is MNMYHDAQRALLDPIETASVDELRQHQLQRMRWSLKHAYDNVPLYRRRFDEAGIHPDDLKSLDDLAKFPFTSKGDLRDNYPFGMFAVPQSEVVRVHASSGTTGKPTVVGYTQNDIDTWANVVARSIRAAGGRKGDKVHISYGYGLFTGGLGAHYGAERLGCTVIPMSGGQTEKQVQLIRDFQPDIIMVTPSYMLNLADEIERQGIDPHKLALRLGIFGAEPWTAELRRAIEERLGITALDIYGLSEIMGPGVAMECAESKDGPTIWEDHFYPEIIDPVTGQVLPDGEYGELVFTSLSKEALPMIRYRTRDLTRLLPGTARPMRRMDKITGRSDDMLIIRGVNVFPTQIEEQVLKVRQLSENYEIHLFRNGNLDSIEIHVELKHEHDGLGEAQQQSLCNELSKHIKTYIGISSRIVLRPSYSLKRSEGKACHVYDKRNQ